Proteins encoded by one window of Salvia splendens isolate huo1 chromosome 5, SspV2, whole genome shotgun sequence:
- the LOC121802726 gene encoding uncharacterized protein LOC121802726 isoform X1 translates to MALVSFLSRLLFVSFFALSAYQEFNEFGVDGGPAAKSLKLKYDVFSKHVTTQTGIQFPHVDMKHLILGAIIMKSLGCLLFVFDSTFGAAILLLHQAIATPILFDFYNYEADKKEFNQLFVKFTQGLALLGALLFFIGMKNSLQRRSPKKKATKAKTN, encoded by the exons ATGGCGCTCGTATCTTTCCTCAGTAGACTGCTTTTCGTCTCTTTCTTCGCTCTCTCCGCCTATCAAGA GTTCAACGAATTTGGAGTTGATGGTGGGCCGGCTGCAAAGAGTTTGAAGCTGAAATACGACGTTTTCTCCAAGCATGTCACAACCCAAACTGGAATCCAATTCCCTCATGTAGAT ATGAAACATTTGATATTGGGTGCTATCATCATGAAATCTCTCGGTTGCCTCCTATTCGTCTTTGACAGCACTTTTGGAGCTGCGATCCTG CTACTACATCAAGCAATCGCAACTCCCATCCTGTTCGATTTCTACAACTACGAAGCTGACAAGAAAGAGTTTAATCAGCTCTTTGTCAAGTTTACACAG GGTTTGGCATTGCTTGGAGCTCTTCTCTTCTTCATTGGCATGAAGAACTCATTGCAAAGGAGATCTCCAAAGAAGAAGGCCACTAAAGCAAAAACCAATTAG
- the LOC121802770 gene encoding putative disease resistance protein RGA3, producing the protein MELEEAAAAASINVAIENVINFVTKIPDTSGLHKDVQTLISRLETVKAFLCDEEAISFLCDEEAIFIDGFKQWLKKLGPVVFDADNVVDGLKYYLSKGTKITIIRAKVAERRINEINEKLESINNEGKNLRLKGSAPNQPQANSSLSDHVFIERDGDVLELADRLITNTTNQRKREFNILAIQGEGGTGKTMLASKLFNHECIKTRFDLRIWVDLDDIYEPDDLLTKILTTFTSDEVESRQDILKRLQPAFTGKTCLLVLDDVWDDDAMWEDFLDSINGVISTVGNAIIITTSDTNTDVFKIMKPFYVHPLKGLTVEECWSIIKTITFGNQSVPSDLENIGTMIAQRCMGLPLVAYLAGGILHGKSQEHWLPMAEKMHSQDEWELIGEILRLSFLNLSTSSEKMCFAYCSIFPKGYKIVKQEIIEVWMAEGMEEMTWSLWERRF; encoded by the coding sequence ATGGAACTAGAAGAGGCTGCCGCTGCTGCCTCCATTAATGTTGCAATTGAAAACGTGATCAACTTCGTGACTAAGATTCCAGATACCAGTGGTTTGCACAAGGATGTGCAAACGCTAATCAGCAGACTGGAAACTGTCAAAGCGTTCTTGTGTGATGAAGAGGCTATATCGTTCTTGTGTGATGAAGAGGCTATCTTCATTGACGGTTTCAAACAGTGGCTGAAGAAGCTTGGGCCTGTGGTTTTCGATGCTGACAATGTTGTAGATGGCCTCAAATATTATCTCTCCAAAGGAACCAAAATTACCATCATCAGGGCTAAGGTAGCCGAGAGAAGAATCAATGAAATCAATGAGAAGCTCGAGTCCATTAACAATGAGGGTAAAAATCTTAGACTCAAAGGGAGTGCGCCTAATCAGCCTCAAGCCAATTCTTCGCTTTCTGATCATGTTTTTATTGAAAGAGATGGTGATGTGCTCGAATTAGCTGACCGGCTCATCACCAACACCACAAATCAAAGAAAGCGGGAGTTCAATATCCTGGCAATTCAGGGCGAGGGTGGAACGGGAAAAACAATGTTGGCTAGTAAACTCTTCAATCATGAATGCATCAAGACTCGATTTGACCTACGCATTTGGGTGGATCTTGATGATATTTATGAGCCAGACGACCTTTTAACAAAAATCCTTACGACATTTACATCTGATGAAGTTGAGAGTAGGCAGGACATTCTGAAAAGGCTTCAACCAGCTTTCACAGGCAAAACTTGTCTTCTTGTCCTTGATGATGTCTGGGATGATGATGCAATGTGGGAAGATTTTCTAGATTCGATAAATGGAGTTATTTCTACGGTGGGAAATGCCATTATCATCACTACCAGCGATACCAATACCGATGTTTTTAAGATAATGAAGCCGTTTTACGTTCATCCACTAAAGGGCTTAACAGTTGAAGAATGCTGGTCCATAATCAAAACCATAACTTTTGGAAATCAAAGTGTGCCATCAGATTTAGAGAATATTGGAACAATGATTGCACAAAGATGTATGGGTCTGCCGTTAGTAGCTTATTTAGCTGGGGGAATTCTTCATGGTAAATCTCAAGAACACTGGTTGCCGATGGCGGAGAAAATGCATTCACAAGATGAGTGGGAACTTATCGGGGAAATATTGAGATTGAGCTTTCTGAATTTGTCTACATCATCAGAGAAAATGTGCTTCGCTTACTGTTCAATTTTCCCAAAAGGTTACAAAATTGTGAAGCAAGAGATAATAGAGGTATGGATGGCAGAAGGAATGGAGGAGATGACATGGAGTCTGTGGGAGAGAAGATTTTAA
- the LOC121802726 gene encoding uncharacterized protein LOC121802726 isoform X2 codes for MTVAFELFNEFGVDGGPAAKSLKLKYDVFSKHVTTQTGIQFPHVDMKHLILGAIIMKSLGCLLFVFDSTFGAAILLLHQAIATPILFDFYNYEADKKEFNQLFVKFTQGLALLGALLFFIGMKNSLQRRSPKKKATKAKTN; via the exons ATGACTGTTGCCTTTGAATT GTTCAACGAATTTGGAGTTGATGGTGGGCCGGCTGCAAAGAGTTTGAAGCTGAAATACGACGTTTTCTCCAAGCATGTCACAACCCAAACTGGAATCCAATTCCCTCATGTAGAT ATGAAACATTTGATATTGGGTGCTATCATCATGAAATCTCTCGGTTGCCTCCTATTCGTCTTTGACAGCACTTTTGGAGCTGCGATCCTG CTACTACATCAAGCAATCGCAACTCCCATCCTGTTCGATTTCTACAACTACGAAGCTGACAAGAAAGAGTTTAATCAGCTCTTTGTCAAGTTTACACAG GGTTTGGCATTGCTTGGAGCTCTTCTCTTCTTCATTGGCATGAAGAACTCATTGCAAAGGAGATCTCCAAAGAAGAAGGCCACTAAAGCAAAAACCAATTAG
- the LOC121801995 gene encoding uncharacterized protein LOC121801995, with product MGFFSFLGRVLFASIFILSAWQMFNEFGDNGGPAAEQWAPKLALVKKYIDGIIGKNNFHIDARTFVAASIFLNGFGGLLFVLGSSFGAYLLMYYLILTTPLMYDFYNYEAGKPEFFRVLCEFLQCAALVGALLFFLGMKNSITRKQPKRKITKSKAA from the exons ATGggtttcttttctttccttggaCGTGTGCTCTTCGCTTCCATTTTCATCCTCTCTGCATGGCAAAT GTTCAATGAATTTGGAGACAATGGTGGACCTGCAGCAGAACAGTGGGCTCCTAAATTGGCTCTTGTCAAGAAGTATATTGATGGAATAATTGGGAAAAACAATTTCCACATTGAT GCCAGGACTTTCGTTGCTGCATCCATCTTTCTAAATGGGTTTGGAGGACTTCTATTTGTACTTGGCAGCAGTTTTGGCGCTTATCTTCTG ATGTATTACTTGATATTGACAACTCCTTTAATGTATGACTTCTACAACTACGAAGCTGGAAAGCCAGAGTTTTTCAGAGTCTTATGTGAGTTCCTTCAG TGTGCGGCGCTTGTTGGTGCATTGCTGTTCTTCCTCGGAATGAAGAACTCGATTACAAGGAAGCAACCCAAGAGAAAGATCACCAAATCAAAGGCTGCTTGA